The nucleotide sequence AATGTAAATGTGGGTGTAAGGACAGGTTCTGTCCCCAGGTATGCAGGATGGCGATCATTCCGGGATTGGCACCCAAAAATTTATGGTTGGATGAAAAACCATGGATTACCCGCCATGATATTTTAAACAGTAGGCCATACATTTTTTTAGATTCGTACAGGCATAGGTGATTGAGCGCTGATGTCAGGGTAAAGACCACGTGGAAGTAAGGCACGTTTAGAAGTTCTTCTTCCCGCGCACGGATCCACTGCTCCTTTTTATGCTCCTGGCACTTGGGACAATGGCGGTTGCGGCAACTATTGTAACTAAGATGAAGCCTATGGCAGCAAGGATTGTTACAGCGGTCAATATGGCCACCCAGGGCAGCAGTACGGCATTTGCGCAAGGCGTGCAGGGTTCTTGTCTGCCAGCTGTTGTAACAATAGCGGGATAAAGATTCCGTGTTCCGCTCCAGAACCTGGGCCACATCGTGAGCAGCAGGTTTCACGGCTATACCTTGTAGAGCCGATCCAGCGGACTGAAGGGCTTCTGCCTACCGAGTTGTGCCACGTGAAGGTAGGTCAGCGTAGTTTGGATATCTGCATGTCCCAGCAGATCCTTGACACTCATAATATCCAGTCCCATTTCCAAAAGATGGGTAGCATAACTGTGCCGAAGGCTATGGGTAGTGATCTCTTTTTGGATCCCACTATGTTTCCGGGCTTCCCGAACGATCCATTGCACTCCCATAGCCGATAACTGGACTGGATCACCTTTGCTGTTGTTGCCATTAAAACACCAGGTGATGGGATGTTCAGCAGCAACATATTTTTTTAGGCCACGCACCTGCATCTGGGATAAAGGAAAATAACGGTCTTTCCTTTACCTTGGCGGATGTGGAGCATCCCGCGATCAAAATCCAGGTCCTTGAGTTCCAGGCCACGAAGTTCAAAACAGCGAAGGCCACAGCCATAGTGCATCGCCAGTACCAATCGGTGTTTGAGCAGTTTGGGTGTTTTAAGCAGTTGCTTAATCTCACTACGACTTAATACCACTGGAAGTTTTTGGGGCCGTTCTATGGAAGGTAGCATGATCCGCATCTCTTTCATCCCAAAGATACGATAGGCATAGCGAAGACCGTAAACAGTATACTTAAAGAAACTATCCGATGGTATATTGTGCTGGGACTTTAAAACATACAGGTAGTCCAAAACCTGTTCTTCATCGAGAGCAAGCGGACTATAGTTAAAATGGAGGGTCATGTACGCGAGGCAACGGGCATAGTTGGTAAGGGTGCTTTGACTTTTACCGGCGAGTGCTACGGAACGCTTTAACTTGCGGTAGAGTTCATCGAACTCAGGAATAGAATTACAGGCCCTTTCAATAAGGGTACTACTTTTTTTTCATAACTTTCAATGAATTAATTACACAATACCTAAAGGTAGTGAATAGTGATCTAAATCTCTTGAAGCTACCTTTAGGTTTAGTTCAACAAAGAACTAAGCTAACTTCCAAGTATATTATCCCAATTGTGATACATAATTTTCATCGTAGGGCAAACCTGATGTAGCCACAGCAAATGCCAGTTTAAGTAACTTGTTACAAACGGCAATAAGTGCAAGCTTTTTACTTTTACCCTTGGCAATTATGCGTTCATAGATCTCCCTGCAGGCCTTGTTATGTTTAAAAGCGGTAAAGCTGCAAGAAATAGAAGATTTCTTTGAGTTTAAACTCAGGTAAGTGAGAAGAGGTTATTAAAACTCAGTATCTAAGAATTCGTGATTCCTACCTACTTACGTATCAAGAAAGGTTAATACTTAGATTATTCGGTGATTTTTAGTCGCGATAGTCACTAAGGCGGGTTTATCAAAAAGGCTTGAATTAAAATATCCAGTTTAAGGTACTGGATGAACCTTTTAAAGACTATACCATTTCTAATACGGTATTGAATAGCTTTTGATCTAACTGCTTTTGCCTTTGAAAACTTTTTTTAAGCGTTGTATGCAATACACGGTTGAATGCATTATAGCCTAGCCAAAGATTAGGCGCTTCATCAAGCAACAAAGATTCCTGATCTATAATTTCGAGTACTTCTTTGGACTTTTTAGAAGGTGATGGATTTTTATCGCTACACTCATATTTAAACAACTTTGTTTGCTTTAAAATATCCATTACGAATTGCTTAGTATCCAGAAGTTTTACGGTTTGAAGTTTACCAAATTTTGTAATAATACTATAATACTCATTCTCTAGAAACTTTTCAAAAAGATCACTCATTTTGGGCACTACTAATTCAGTATTATTTCGGGTATGTCTCACTGAAAAAGCTATTGATGTATCTGCTACATGTAAACCATTACTACATACTTTACGAAAGAAGCCAAAGTGTCCAGTTGTGTTCTCACTTCCATCGTAAGAATTTGTAAATCTAAGCATGGGTAAGATCTGATCATTTTCATTTTTAACTCTAAACTGGTTTTGATCCTCAATGATCAAGTCGAGTACAAAAGAGCGTTCGTTACGATTAATACTCCGTCTTTGAAAGCTCAAACCAGCTTCAATCAGCATGTTTTCTGCTTTTTCAAAAAACAAACGATTTGATAGATGTCCATAACTTTTGGAGACTACATTAACGATCTTTCCATTACTTAGAATAGCATTCTCAAGACCTTTTCGTGATGGATAACCGGTTAGCAGATCAAGGGCTACCATCTCATTCGGTAAGTAAAGGTTGTCTTGTTGAAGATTTGATAAATACATAATATGTGAATTTAGTTAAACAATAATTTTAACCTCATCACAAACGGAAGACAAAATTCCAAACCAGAAGGAAACGGAATAAATAGCAAGGCATCGAGCGGTTTATGCCGTAGTCTTATGGAAAGGGATATTTTGCGAGTTTAGCTTTGGTTTAAACTATTGACTATTAAAATCAATTACCGCAATATCAAAATCACCATTAGCAATAACTATAAGCTTCTTTTAAAACCTTCTAAAATTTAAAACCACGAAAATTGTATTTACTCTTTTTCATATCCTCTTCTATGGAAGTATCCAAGCAGAAAATTCAAGAGCTCTGGATACCCTTTATGCCAACGAAACCTATAATGTAGCGTTGTTTTTTCCAAAACCAATTCGTCAGGGAATTTCCGAAGCTGAAAATTTTGCTTTTACATTTAATTGTGATCAGCAACAAAATCTTGGACTTTTACAGGCCAGACGAGGTAATCTTACCAATTTACTGGTGATCTGCAGCGATGGTTCCGTATATAACTATATTCTAAAGTATAAAAAAGATCTTTCCAAACTTACTTATTTTTTTAAGTCCGGCATCAAGTATTGGAAACGAACGGTATCAAAAAGGAATATCGGAACAGCAAAAGAACCAGAATATTACAAGTGATTCTCCTATGATTAAAAATGATAGTATTGATTATAAACCAACATGCAAGGCAATCTTAAATAGTCAAGAGCATATTCGAAAAAAGAAAAAAAGTAAGTATGGTACCAACTTGAAGCTTCAAAATATTCTGTTTAGGGATCATAAGCTGTATTTTAAATTTCAATTAAGCAATACCTCTACTCTGGACTATGATTTTAATTTTCTTAAACTATATATACAAACGAAGCAAAGGGGAAAGAAAAAATCTATGCAAAGTGTTCTGAAAAAACCTATTGACTCCTTCCACTTACCAAAGAAAATAATTGGTGGAGCAACAGCGAGTTTTGTCGTCGCTTTTGATAAGTTTTCCATCGTTAAAGATAAACGGCTTTTTATTGATCTCATCGAAGCTAATGGTTAACGACATATCGATCTAAAAGTGAATAGTAGAGTGGTCAACTTTCCGAATTTATAAATACTAACATTAAAAAATCAAGATTTATAAGTTATCCAAAATAGAATTAGATCAATTTTTTAGGTTATTATACATTGCCAAAATATGGGTCCATGTTATTAAAGAGGTCTAATAATGATTATAGACCTCATTCAAATTCGAAAATTTTTAATTTATATTATTATTGACATATCTTCATTTAACTTGTGATCTAAAACTCTAGCATCATGGATAGCCCAATAAAGCCAGATGTGAAATTTATGCGGTTTGGAATGCATATACTTAAACCCCGATCAAGAAATTCAAAGACCAAACGCAATAATGGCATCAAGATTCATTTACGAGGGAAAGTCTATTTTGGTTCGGAAAACGATATGTAATTGAAAAATCAACAAGACTTTCGGAATTACCTTAGAAGTAGATTTACCGGAAGTTTACCGGGTTAGTGGCAACAGATAAAAAAAACCTTTCTTTCAAAAACTGTAAATGAAACCAATCTATACCTACAAAATACCTTCTAAGATCCACAACAGCCAATCGCTACGGTTTTATATGTACTACCCAAATTTGTACTCTAGAATAAGGAAAAATTGAGACTGGAATTAGAGTAGTTGAATAAAGGTAGGAAGGTATTTTATAAAAAGAAATTATAGATTTCTAATAATGATTAACTTACTTTTTTTCTCAGTTTATTAAGCATAAGAAGTGCCACAAGTCCATAAGTCTCAACTTTCATCGTAAAATTTTCCTACCAAATGGTAGTTTTAGCAATAGTATTCCGGCATACATTTGAACTATAGTAGCAAGAAAATCTATAATGATGAAGAAGAAAATTTTAATTGCCGGTGCCACCGGGATGCTGGGGAGTAAAATCGCAGACTATCTTTTACAACAAGGAGCTGAAGTCATCGCCATTGTTCGGGAGTCCAGCAAGACAGAAAAAATTAGCCAGTTAAAGTATAGTGGGGCAACCATCATTCCACTTCAAATGGAAGATCGCCTAGCGCTCCAAAGAGCATGCGAAGGAGTTTCCTGCGTAATTTCAGCAGTAGCCGGTTTAGGTGAAACCATTATTGATTTTCAGTCGCGCCTGTTAGATGCGGCCATTGCTGCTAAGGTTCCCCGTTTTATTCCTTCCGATTTTTCGACAGATTTTACGCAAATGGATAAAGGTTTCAATCGAAACTTCGACCTCA is from Zunongwangia endophytica and encodes:
- a CDS encoding DUF932 domain-containing protein, whose product is MYLSNLQQDNLYLPNEMVALDLLTGYPSRKGLENAILSNGKIVNVVSKSYGHLSNRLFFEKAENMLIEAGLSFQRRSINRNERSFVLDLIIEDQNQFRVKNENDQILPMLRFTNSYDGSENTTGHFGFFRKVCSNGLHVADTSIAFSVRHTRNNTELVVPKMSDLFEKFLENEYYSIITKFGKLQTVKLLDTKQFVMDILKQTKLFKYECSDKNPSPSKKSKEVLEIIDQESLLLDEAPNLWLGYNAFNRVLHTTLKKSFQRQKQLDQKLFNTVLEMV
- a CDS encoding DUF4138 domain-containing protein, which produces MIKNDSIDYKPTCKAILNSQEHIRKKKKSKYGTNLKLQNILFRDHKLYFKFQLSNTSTLDYDFNFLKLYIQTKQRGKKKSMQSVLKKPIDSFHLPKKIIGGATASFVVAFDKFSIVKDKRLFIDLIEANG